A stretch of DNA from Vespula pensylvanica isolate Volc-1 chromosome 6, ASM1446617v1, whole genome shotgun sequence:
tttttatttttccaatattattattaatttctataccTTTCATATTTactttcgtataattttcaCAATTTGTAGTTATCAAAATATTGATCTAAAATACGTAATTGCTTTGAATGTATTGTAAGATAGATCGAGTGTAAATTGAAATCTGTGATGTACATAATGTATTGATAAATGGAATATGTTTCTATGACTTATTGTTTTTGTCACCTTTAATCTAGaatctatatttctttgtatattaAAGTTCGTCTTTCCTATCgttgttttttataaacttattcgatggtaaaaataaatatttattttttatataataataataaaatttagaaatacaCAAAGTAAggaaatttacaaaatagatataaattattcttataaatgaataaataataacgtatgcatatgtatatatatggcaagatttatcgaatgtttattatttcaagattATCATTTGTTAGATAATAAATCAAGACTTCTAGAGAGTAAAACTAATACCTGAGATAAATCCTTAAGAGTAATTCTATttactttgtatattttacactatttgttttatatttaaaaacatagTTGCCGAAGATGTACGAACTACGAACATTTTAAGGAGAATATgcttaaaaagataaaattgttaatgtataaaaatattttacaataaacaGACATGCACAATTACATGATCAACTATTATCGCTAACTGTTCGTATATCTTTTAGCAgcaatttacaaatattatgcgattttttttatatcattctcATAtctaattgataaatattaataaattttttatttccgctTCGTCAAACTGTTAAAACCgacttaatatatttcaaaacatCCGGGTGTTTAAGAATTGTCATATGATTTACACCAGGAAAGGCTTGATGATAGactttttgcttttgtttcaTTTGCCAATGGAGGCAACCTTCTAAGCTTCGTAAATTAACCGTGCCGTCACCATCTCCAGGAATTAATTGAGGACGTCCATCGATCGACGTACCtggtttataatataatctgcAAACGTAAATATTATGATCTGGATGTTATTGATATTTACACACGTATACTACAGTTTTCGACTATAGAAATGTTATGTATACCTCTCCAAGGTGTCTATTTGTTTTCCATATAAACAATGCATTACTACACCTGGTGGAGTAAAGTTTAATTGATACTTTTCATTATCCTTACGAAATTCCCATCCATTGGGTACATTTATatctctataaaatatattgataatattttattaaggaatatcgtaattttaatttaaatcatattaaatGCATAATACTAATGTAAACATCTTACATGAGAAAATCTTGAAGATTAGTAagcgtataatttttattttccgtttCGACCAaaacttcgttttctttccaaaataattttgaaggTAAAAGCCATCCCAAACTTGGACTTGTAATTTGTTCATCTTTAAGAATACTTTCCCGTAGTAGATACGCGCCCAAATCATCAcctaaaaaatattctttatgatTACATTGAATTTATGCTTAGAATAAATCGTTGATATCGTATCAAAATATTAGTAGTGCGTAAAATTTCGAAAtgcaaaaattttatcttatgaAAATACGAAACGTCTACCTATAGCAAATACTTTTATCGCTTTAACAGATCCTCCCCACACGCCTGCTAAAGTGAtcaaagaattaatatatttatctttccaCGTTTGACTTTGACtctgtaaaaatataagagcCATGGGTCCACCCATACTGTGAGCTATTAATGTTATTGGCATATTGTTGTTGATAGAATATGTTTCTTCTACTAATGATttcaatttaacaaaatattctcCATTTTCATCTGGGAAAAGAGATCTTCCTTTTAatgaatagaataataaaaaaagaatatggaaAGATGcttatagaaatttaattacatactGGGTCCTTTTCTAAAGTCGTACGGAGCACCGCGTAAAgagatatttctaatatatcctAACTCATCGACTAGCATATTTCCAATGTCTTTAAAATATGCTCCAGGAGAAGCTTTACTTGGATCTAAATAT
This window harbors:
- the LOC122630041 gene encoding phospholipase A2 group XV-like isoform X2, coding for MRSSLIFLLVVFFSFVQFVELWNFREQHKSPIILIPGDGGSQLEAKLNKTSTVHYLCEKVSKEYFNIWLNLELLVPVIIDCWIDNMKLIYDNVTRTTRNQDGVDIRIPNWGDPFIVEYLDPSKASPGAYFKDIGNMLVDELGYIRNISLRGAPYDFRKGPSDDLGAYLLRESILKDEQITSPSLGWLLPSKLFWKENEVLVETENKNYTLTNLQDFLIDINVPNGWEFRKDNEKYQLNFTPPGVVMHCLYGKQIDTLERLYYKPGTSIDGRPQLIPGDGDGTVNLRSLEGCLHWQMKQKQKVYHQAFPGVNHMTILKHPDVLKYIKSVLTV
- the LOC122630041 gene encoding phospholipase A2 group XV-like isoform X1 — protein: MRSSLIFLLVVFFSFVQFVELWNFREQHKSPIILIPGDGGSQLEAKLNKTSTVHYLCEKVSKEYFNIWLNLELLVPVIIDCWIDNMKLIYDNVTRTTRNQDGVDIRIPNWGDPFIVEYLDPSKASPGAYFKDIGNMLVDELGYIRNISLRGAPYDFRKGPNENGEYFVKLKSLVEETYSINNNMPITLIAHSMGGPMALIFLQSQSQTWKDKYINSLITLAGVWGGSVKAIKVFAIGDDLGAYLLRESILKDEQITSPSLGWLLPSKLFWKENEVLVETENKNYTLTNLQDFLIDINVPNGWEFRKDNEKYQLNFTPPGVVMHCLYGKQIDTLERLYYKPGTSIDGRPQLIPGDGDGTVNLRSLEGCLHWQMKQKQKVYHQAFPGVNHMTILKHPDVLKYIKSVLTV